Proteins encoded by one window of Burkholderia plantarii:
- the ubiG gene encoding bifunctional 2-polyprenyl-6-hydroxyphenol methylase/3-demethylubiquinol 3-O-methyltransferase UbiG has translation MTNADPHELQKFSDLAHKWWDPNAEFKPLHDLNPVRLGWIDAHAHLPGKRVLDIGCGGGILSESMAALGAHVKGIDLSTEALGVADLHSLESGVTVDYEAIAAEAIAEREPGSYDVVTCMEMLEHVPSPANIVAACSTLVKPGGWVFFSTLNRNVKAYLLAVIGAEYVAQLLPKGTHDYARFIRPSELAGFIRATDLHVAEIRGITYHPLTKRFALSNDTDVNYLVACRRHA, from the coding sequence ATGACCAACGCCGACCCGCACGAACTACAGAAATTCAGCGATCTCGCCCACAAGTGGTGGGATCCGAACGCCGAGTTCAAGCCGCTGCACGACCTGAATCCGGTCCGTCTCGGCTGGATCGACGCGCATGCGCACCTGCCCGGCAAGCGCGTGCTCGACATCGGCTGCGGCGGCGGCATCCTGTCCGAGTCGATGGCGGCCCTCGGCGCCCATGTCAAGGGCATCGACCTGTCGACCGAGGCGCTCGGCGTGGCCGACCTGCACAGCCTGGAAAGCGGCGTGACGGTCGACTACGAGGCGATCGCGGCCGAGGCGATCGCCGAGCGCGAGCCGGGCAGCTACGACGTGGTCACCTGCATGGAGATGCTCGAGCACGTGCCGTCGCCTGCCAACATCGTGGCCGCCTGCTCGACGCTCGTGAAGCCGGGCGGCTGGGTGTTCTTCTCGACGCTGAACCGCAACGTGAAGGCGTATCTGCTTGCCGTGATCGGCGCCGAGTACGTCGCGCAGCTGCTGCCGAAGGGCACCCACGACTACGCGCGCTTCATTCGCCCATCCGAGCTCGCCGGCTTCATCCGCGCGACCGACCTGCACGTCGCGGAGATTCGCGGCATCACCTACCACCCGCTGACGAAGCGCTTCGCGCTGTCGAACGACACCGACGTGAACTATCTCGTCGCCTGCCGCCGCCACGCCTGA
- the ompA gene encoding outer membrane protein OmpA produces MNKFSKLAFIAATAVVAASASAQSVPASRQAVNDNWVNGTGEYVWMNGTNELCWRDAFWTPATANAKCDGALVAQAPAPTPVAPVAPPAITSQKITYQADALFDFDKATLKPLGKQKLDELAAKIQGMNVEVVVATGYTDRIGSDKYNDRLSLRRAQAVKSYLVSKGVESSKVYTEGKGKRNPVTTGCNQKNRKQLISCLAPDRRVEVEVVGTQQVQK; encoded by the coding sequence ATGAATAAATTTTCAAAGCTCGCGTTCATTGCAGCTACCGCAGTTGTGGCTGCATCCGCCTCGGCTCAGTCGGTGCCGGCGTCGCGACAAGCCGTGAATGACAACTGGGTGAATGGCACGGGCGAATACGTGTGGATGAACGGCACGAACGAGCTTTGCTGGCGCGATGCGTTCTGGACGCCGGCAACGGCCAACGCCAAGTGCGACGGCGCGCTGGTCGCGCAAGCACCGGCTCCGACGCCGGTCGCTCCGGTCGCCCCGCCGGCGATCACGAGCCAGAAGATCACGTATCAGGCCGACGCGCTGTTCGACTTCGACAAGGCGACGCTCAAGCCGCTGGGCAAGCAGAAGCTGGACGAGCTGGCTGCCAAGATCCAGGGCATGAACGTCGAAGTCGTGGTCGCTACCGGCTACACCGACCGCATCGGCTCGGACAAGTACAACGACCGTCTGTCGCTGCGCCGTGCGCAAGCCGTCAAGTCGTACCTGGTCAGCAAGGGCGTCGAATCGAGCAAGGTCTACACGGAAGGCAAGGGCAAGCGCAATCCGGTCACGACGGGCTGCAACCAGAAGAACCGCAAGCAACTCATCTCCTGCCTCGCACCGGATCGCCGCGTGGAAGTGGAAGTGGTTGGCACGCAGCAAGTGCAGAAGTAA